A genomic window from Xylanibacillus composti includes:
- a CDS encoding ROK family protein: protein MSYAIGIDIGGTKVAIGIVDGEGRVITRESLPTDLSISPEDMVSRIAEAIKRLMAANRLEQEHMLGIGIGAPGPLDPAGGRITCPPNLPNWRDFALVAELKKHLNLSIVMENDATAATLAEHWIGAAKGCANFVYVTISTGIGAGIFMNGKLLTGASGNAGDAGHIVIDPSQGTCVCGQKGCWEWVGSGTAIARKASEILGRPTSTQEAFASADQGHAELKKLIEQVFTYTGMGCVSLINTLDPQMIVIGGGVSQVGEPLFKAVRQYVSTLALNPTGRMTQIVPAALQQDVGLIGAAALVHVPYR, encoded by the coding sequence ATGAGTTATGCAATCGGGATCGATATAGGCGGCACCAAGGTCGCCATCGGCATTGTGGATGGCGAAGGACGGGTGATTACGCGGGAGTCGCTCCCTACAGACTTATCCATCTCCCCGGAGGACATGGTCTCGCGCATTGCCGAAGCAATCAAGCGATTAATGGCCGCGAACCGTTTGGAACAGGAGCATATGCTCGGTATTGGCATTGGCGCGCCCGGTCCGCTCGACCCTGCGGGAGGACGCATTACTTGTCCGCCCAACTTGCCTAACTGGCGAGATTTCGCTCTGGTGGCAGAGCTTAAGAAGCATCTGAATCTGTCGATCGTTATGGAGAATGATGCAACCGCTGCCACGCTGGCCGAGCATTGGATCGGCGCTGCCAAAGGGTGTGCGAATTTCGTCTATGTGACGATCAGCACCGGCATTGGCGCCGGCATCTTCATGAATGGCAAGCTGTTGACAGGGGCATCCGGCAATGCCGGCGATGCGGGACATATTGTGATCGACCCTTCTCAAGGCACTTGCGTATGCGGTCAGAAAGGCTGCTGGGAATGGGTAGGTTCCGGGACAGCCATAGCTAGAAAAGCCAGCGAAATCTTGGGCCGCCCAACATCGACACAGGAAGCGTTCGCCAGCGCCGATCAAGGACATGCCGAGCTGAAGAAGCTGATTGAACAGGTGTTCACTTACACTGGCATGGGCTGTGTTTCCCTGATCAATACCTTGGACCCGCAAATGATCGTGATCGGCGGCGGCGTGTCCCAAGTCGGCGAACCGCTGTTCAAGGCTGTTCGCCAGTATGTGTCCACGCTCGCCCTTAATCCGACCGGGCGAATGACACAAATCGTGCCCGCCGCCCTGCAGCAGGATGTAGGTTTGATTGGCGCGGCAGCGTTAGTCCACGTTCCCTATCGCTGA
- a CDS encoding LysM peptidoglycan-binding domain-containing protein: MRIPTAAGLQKLYGRFYVVQYGDSLYSIAEKFNVTRANLLQANDQIQETDVIHPGEVLFLPSAVPAGKTKGKTHSRKSTGKKKK, translated from the coding sequence GTGCGGATCCCGACAGCAGCCGGTTTGCAGAAACTGTACGGGCGGTTCTACGTAGTGCAGTACGGCGATTCTCTCTACAGCATCGCGGAAAAGTTCAATGTGACAAGGGCCAATTTGCTGCAGGCGAACGACCAAATTCAAGAGACGGATGTCATCCATCCCGGCGAGGTGCTTTTTCTCCCAAGCGCTGTGCCGGCTGGCAAGACCAAGGGCAAGACCCATTCCAGGAAAAGCACGGGCAAAAAGAAAAAGTGA
- a CDS encoding NAD(P)/FAD-dependent oxidoreductase: protein MQHDIIIIGGGPSGLMAAVAAGERGASVALVDKGDKLGRKLGISGGGRCNVTNAKELDELIRNIPGNGRFLYSAFSHFSNRDIIAFFEQLGIRLKEEDNGRMFPVSDKAKTVVDALIRKVTALGVEIYTHAPVKEVLYEYGHTAGVRLNSGEILHSRCVIIATGGKSVPHTGSTGDGFAWAEAAGHTITELYPTEVPLRSSEAFIRNRELQGLSLRNVTLSVWNEKGKLAISHEGDMLFTHFGLSGPAALRCSQFVVKEQKKAGGKPVQLTIDLFPPFSKEELSIEWQRAWKNEPRKLLRNMLKVWLPDRLVPLLLDRAKLDGAITCDHLPKQPWQDLTALVKAFPIAIDGTLSIEEAFVTGGGVHLKEIHPKTMGSKLMSGLYFCGEILDVHGYTGGYNITAAFATGYTAGMHAAEQAALEKAASSTS from the coding sequence ATGCAGCACGATATCATCATTATTGGCGGCGGCCCTTCCGGACTGATGGCCGCGGTGGCTGCAGGGGAGCGCGGCGCATCTGTCGCGCTGGTGGACAAAGGAGACAAGCTTGGACGAAAGCTGGGCATTTCGGGCGGCGGGCGATGCAATGTCACGAATGCCAAGGAACTGGACGAGCTCATCCGGAACATTCCCGGCAACGGGCGCTTCCTTTACAGCGCCTTCAGCCACTTCAGCAACCGGGATATTATCGCTTTCTTCGAGCAGCTGGGAATTCGGCTGAAAGAGGAAGACAACGGCCGGATGTTCCCGGTCAGCGACAAGGCCAAGACCGTCGTGGACGCGCTCATACGGAAAGTCACAGCGCTTGGCGTGGAGATTTATACGCATGCTCCGGTTAAGGAAGTGCTGTATGAGTACGGGCATACGGCGGGGGTCCGTCTCAATTCGGGAGAAATCCTGCACAGCCGCTGTGTCATTATCGCTACTGGCGGCAAGTCGGTGCCGCACACGGGAAGCACCGGGGACGGCTTCGCTTGGGCGGAGGCAGCCGGACATACGATCACAGAGCTGTACCCGACAGAAGTGCCATTGCGGTCCAGTGAGGCTTTTATCCGCAACCGGGAGCTGCAGGGCTTGTCCTTGCGCAATGTGACGTTGTCAGTATGGAATGAGAAGGGCAAACTCGCGATCAGCCATGAAGGCGACATGCTGTTTACCCATTTCGGCCTGTCGGGACCGGCAGCCCTGCGCTGCAGCCAGTTCGTTGTGAAGGAGCAAAAAAAGGCCGGCGGCAAACCGGTTCAACTGACGATTGATCTGTTCCCTCCTTTCTCCAAGGAGGAGCTGTCTATAGAGTGGCAGCGAGCCTGGAAGAACGAGCCGCGCAAACTGCTTCGCAATATGCTGAAGGTATGGCTGCCTGATCGTCTTGTCCCCTTGCTGCTCGATCGTGCGAAGCTGGATGGCGCCATAACCTGCGATCATCTGCCGAAGCAGCCTTGGCAGGACTTGACGGCGCTTGTGAAAGCTTTCCCGATTGCGATAGACGGAACCTTGTCGATTGAAGAGGCTTTTGTAACGGGCGGGGGCGTGCATCTGAAGGAAATCCATCCGAAAACGATGGGCTCCAAGCTGATGAGCGGCTTGTACTTCTGCGGCGAAATCCTTGACGTCCACGGCTACACGGGTGGATACAACATTACAGCAGCTTTCGCAACCGGCTATACGGCCGGCATGCATGCCGCCGAGCAAGCCGCCCTGGAAAAAGCGGCGTCTTCCACTTCCTAG